In the genome of Gammaproteobacteria bacterium, one region contains:
- a CDS encoding DASS family sodium-coupled anion symporter — protein METGKTTEKKANAGGNSKWWAFLLAVLAFIAVYWAWPQAEPNQAVVAATLVAVVILWVSEVIALFVSALIGSFLLLAFGDFTAEAVFQPYFDPVIVLFFGGFILAQGMQKYGIDYRIAHEILKRMGDRPLVFVLGLMLVTAFLSMWMSNTASAAIMIPISIIVLKENRLFHEHSRFAKGVVLAVAYAATIGGIGSLVGSPPNAIAVKFLNQNNVSLDFVEWMAKALPFVLLALLFTWLLLSLFNKPEIDRIRFTYHERKLDRSQKLIILVFLITVIGWLSTKFTGLSAATVALVPVIALFTLGLLEVGDLAKISWPTLLLFGGGLSLGSAVNQVGIDTWLAGLVQDSITGIPLFAVLLILVFFGIGVTMVASNTASAAILIPLMLPLADDLGLDIKSMAMLIAIGVSLDFMMPVGTPPSAIAYSTGVVNVREMIKNGFLVNLGTGMTLVLLYYFIYLGG, from the coding sequence ATGGAAACAGGTAAAACCACAGAAAAAAAAGCCAATGCCGGGGGCAACTCCAAATGGTGGGCGTTCCTGCTTGCCGTGCTGGCATTTATCGCGGTCTACTGGGCCTGGCCGCAAGCAGAGCCTAACCAGGCGGTGGTTGCCGCTACGCTGGTTGCGGTCGTAATTCTCTGGGTTTCTGAAGTGATTGCGCTGTTCGTCTCTGCGCTGATCGGCTCTTTTTTACTGCTCGCGTTCGGCGATTTTACCGCCGAGGCCGTGTTTCAGCCGTATTTCGATCCTGTGATCGTTTTATTTTTCGGCGGTTTTATCCTCGCGCAGGGAATGCAGAAGTACGGGATCGATTACCGCATTGCGCACGAAATATTAAAGCGTATGGGCGACCGGCCACTCGTTTTTGTCCTCGGGCTGATGCTCGTGACGGCGTTTCTTTCGATGTGGATGTCGAATACGGCCTCGGCCGCGATCATGATTCCGATATCGATCATCGTATTGAAGGAAAACCGGCTGTTTCACGAACATTCGCGCTTCGCCAAGGGGGTGGTGCTGGCGGTGGCATACGCCGCCACCATCGGCGGCATCGGTTCGCTGGTCGGCAGTCCGCCCAACGCAATCGCGGTAAAATTCCTGAACCAGAACAACGTCTCGCTGGATTTTGTTGAATGGATGGCGAAGGCGCTGCCTTTTGTGCTGCTGGCGCTGCTGTTCACCTGGTTGCTGCTGTCGCTGTTCAACAAACCCGAGATCGACAGAATCCGTTTTACCTACCACGAGCGCAAACTCGACCGTTCACAAAAATTGATTATTCTCGTTTTCCTGATCACCGTGATCGGCTGGCTGAGCACCAAGTTTACCGGTTTGTCCGCCGCCACCGTGGCGCTCGTGCCGGTTATCGCCTTGTTTACCCTGGGTTTGCTCGAGGTTGGCGACCTGGCGAAAATTTCCTGGCCCACGCTGTTGTTGTTCGGCGGTGGGCTGAGCCTGGGTTCGGCGGTCAACCAGGTGGGCATCGACACCTGGCTGGCTGGCCTGGTGCAGGACTCGATCACGGGTATTCCATTGTTCGCGGTGCTGCTGATACTGGTTTTTTTCGGCATCGGTGTGACCATGGTAGCCAGCAATACCGCCTCGGCGGCGATTCTGATTCCGCTGATGCTGCCGCTGGCCGACGATCTGGGGCTAGACATAAAGTCGATGGCGATGCTGATCGCAATCGGCGTGTCGCTCGACTTCATGATGCCAGTGGGCACGCCGCCGAGCGCGATTGCCTATTCCACCGGCGTGGTCAACGTGCGTGAAATGATCAAGAACGGTTTTCTGGTAAATCTCGGCACCGGTATGACCCTGGTGCTGCTGTATTATTTTATTTACCTGGGCGGGTAG
- a CDS encoding DUF1622 domain-containing protein: MDFKEVISIAGYGIETIGVLVIIVGSAAASFRFLSRFRKEPEGVAYDAVRRQLGRSIILGLEFLIAGDIIRTVIVADTLTNVTILGLIILIRTFLSFSLHFEVEGRWPWETARLSGKD; encoded by the coding sequence ATGGATTTTAAAGAAGTGATTTCGATAGCGGGTTACGGCATCGAAACTATCGGCGTTTTGGTCATCATTGTCGGCTCGGCAGCGGCGTCATTTCGTTTTTTGTCTAGATTTCGCAAGGAGCCCGAAGGTGTTGCCTACGACGCCGTTCGGCGTCAGCTCGGGCGTTCGATCATCCTCGGCCTGGAATTTCTCATTGCCGGGGATATCATTCGCACGGTGATCGTCGCTGACACCTTGACCAACGTAACGATACTGGGATTGATTATCCTGATCAGAACTTTCCTCAGTTTTTCCCTGCATTTCGAGGTCGAGGGGCGATGGCCATGGGAGACTGCCAGACTATCGGGGAAAGATTAA
- a CDS encoding TraR/DksA C4-type zinc finger protein, producing MNNQLNDKQIHRLREQLENQFNALWSEIGSELKGSAKERFLQIAGEVHDLEDSSVADLFADLNMTILDKHVQETRDINSALIRIDKGTYDICNDCGESIDFDRLIAYPTATRCVRCQDVYEKTHVEGMHSKL from the coding sequence ATGAACAACCAATTGAACGACAAGCAAATACATCGATTAAGAGAACAGCTGGAAAATCAATTCAACGCCTTGTGGAGTGAAATTGGTTCAGAACTGAAAGGATCGGCCAAAGAGCGCTTCCTGCAAATCGCCGGCGAGGTTCATGATCTGGAGGATAGTTCGGTTGCTGACCTGTTTGCCGACCTGAATATGACGATACTCGACAAGCACGTGCAGGAAACGCGGGATATCAATAGCGCGTTGATTCGGATCGACAAGGGGACTTACGACATTTGCAACGACTGTGGCGAATCAATCGACTTCGATCGCCTGATCGCCTATCCGACAGCGACACGCTGTGTGCGCTGCCAGGATGTCTACGAGAAAACCCACGTCGAAGGAATGCATTCCAAGCTTTGA
- a CDS encoding DUF3326 domain-containing protein: protein MRVYHKEIRINKEEELTFENLDAKIREYGEHAIRFIVCGCDDGQRFLEVDFLEIDSSNPWSSEKPGIFAFRQRERENTDNFNAVLIIPTGIGCEIGGHEGDGNAVCRLVASACDALITHPNVVNATDYNEMLPNTQYVEGSTVTRLLMGQVGLQKVRANRILTLVDKGALRYNEEIRNAVSTARITLGLDSDIFEMEKLTSCTIGLSKSGRAVGALEHMENLFETIDKYGDPYQAIALSTHVERDTDWYREYFNPDREYQDVAVNPTGGIEAMMTHAAVELFNKPCAHAPAPQGDAPHHGVFEPRLAPVAGSIRHIHCVLKGLHKSPGIVSYEKGFNASDVSCVLIPDGCVGLPVLACIRQGIPVIAVRNRNIMTNDLDELDFEHGKFFRANNYLEAVGIMQMLKQGIALDTVTRPISHTRILK, encoded by the coding sequence ATGAGGGTCTATCACAAAGAGATAAGAATAAACAAAGAGGAAGAGCTAACCTTTGAAAACCTGGATGCAAAAATCCGCGAGTATGGCGAACATGCCATTCGTTTTATCGTTTGTGGTTGCGACGACGGGCAGCGGTTTCTGGAAGTCGATTTTCTCGAGATCGATAGTTCCAATCCATGGTCCTCGGAGAAACCCGGAATATTTGCCTTTCGCCAACGAGAACGCGAAAACACTGATAACTTTAATGCAGTCCTGATCATTCCTACCGGTATCGGCTGCGAGATAGGTGGTCACGAAGGGGATGGAAATGCAGTATGCAGATTAGTGGCCTCGGCTTGCGATGCGCTGATTACCCATCCTAACGTTGTCAATGCGACCGACTATAACGAAATGCTTCCAAATACCCAGTACGTCGAAGGTAGCACGGTTACCCGGCTTCTCATGGGACAGGTCGGCTTGCAAAAAGTAAGAGCAAACAGAATTTTAACCCTGGTTGACAAGGGCGCCCTCAGATACAACGAGGAAATACGCAATGCCGTTTCGACGGCAAGGATTACGCTGGGTCTCGATTCGGACATTTTCGAGATGGAGAAATTGACATCTTGCACGATTGGCCTGTCCAAATCAGGCAGGGCAGTAGGTGCGTTGGAACATATGGAGAATCTCTTCGAGACCATAGACAAGTATGGCGATCCTTATCAAGCGATAGCTTTGTCTACTCATGTAGAGCGGGATACGGATTGGTATCGTGAATATTTTAATCCCGACAGGGAATATCAGGATGTAGCAGTGAACCCGACCGGTGGCATCGAAGCGATGATGACACACGCTGCGGTGGAGCTCTTCAATAAGCCGTGCGCGCATGCCCCTGCTCCCCAGGGAGACGCCCCGCATCACGGTGTTTTCGAACCGAGACTGGCTCCTGTTGCAGGTTCAATTCGGCATATCCATTGTGTATTGAAGGGTCTGCACAAGAGTCCCGGAATCGTATCCTACGAGAAGGGATTCAATGCCAGCGATGTATCCTGTGTGCTTATTCCCGATGGTTGTGTGGGATTACCCGTTCTGGCCTGTATAAGACAAGGCATACCCGTCATAGCAGTAAGGAATCGAAATATCATGACGAATGATCTGGACGAACTTGATTTCGAGCACGGAAAGTTCTTTCGCGCGAACAATTATCTCGAAGCGGTGGGAATCATGCAGATGCTGAAACAGGGAATAGCGCTGGATACGGTAACAAGGCCGATAAGTCACACTAGAATACTGAAATAG
- a CDS encoding nodulation protein NfeD yields the protein MRILSSLFRLIPALAALLMISPAGADEGGKAYLIELEGTIGPVTQELVTRGIAEAEQDHAAIVILQMDTPGGLDHSMREIIKTILDAQVPVVTWVSPQGSRAASAGTYILYASHIAAMAPATNLGAATPVQIGGLPKLPSQPSQPGEEKPDDDGKTDMERKILNDAIAYIKGLAKLRNRNEQWAEQAVREAASLSAEEALELNVIDLVAADLNDLLRQLDGREINVKGRIVVLDTDAMVVERITPDWRSELLAIITNPNIAYVLMLIGIYGLILEFSNPGAILPGVTGAICLLLALYAFQVLPVNYAALALLAIGLAFMISEIFVTSGGILGIGGVVAFTVGSIMLFDDDYLAVSIPMIGGTALVAAGFMLWILRRFATLRRAQVVSGEEYMIGHIGTVREAFDARGRIDLDGENWIAETRVPLDAGQKVRVTAVDKLILKVEPVEKSSEEE from the coding sequence ATGCGGATTTTATCGTCATTATTCCGTCTGATACCGGCACTGGCCGCGCTGTTAATGATCTCGCCGGCCGGTGCCGACGAGGGCGGCAAGGCATACCTGATCGAGCTCGAGGGTACGATCGGGCCTGTCACCCAGGAACTCGTCACACGGGGTATCGCCGAGGCTGAACAGGACCATGCCGCCATCGTTATCCTGCAAATGGACACGCCCGGCGGCCTGGATCATTCGATGCGGGAAATCATCAAGACCATCCTGGATGCCCAAGTGCCGGTTGTAACCTGGGTCTCGCCGCAGGGATCACGCGCCGCCAGTGCGGGCACCTATATCCTATACGCCAGCCACATCGCGGCGATGGCCCCGGCGACCAACCTGGGCGCGGCGACACCGGTGCAGATCGGCGGACTACCCAAACTGCCTTCCCAACCGTCGCAGCCGGGGGAAGAAAAGCCGGACGACGACGGTAAAACCGACATGGAACGCAAGATCCTCAATGACGCGATCGCCTACATCAAGGGCCTGGCGAAACTCAGGAACCGCAATGAACAATGGGCCGAGCAGGCAGTGCGCGAGGCCGCCAGCCTGAGCGCGGAGGAAGCGCTGGAGCTGAATGTCATCGACCTGGTCGCGGCCGATCTCAACGACTTGCTGAGACAGCTCGACGGGCGCGAAATCAACGTCAAGGGACGCATCGTGGTACTCGACACCGATGCCATGGTCGTCGAACGCATCACTCCGGATTGGCGCTCCGAGCTGCTCGCCATCATCACCAATCCCAACATCGCCTACGTACTGATGCTGATCGGTATTTACGGGCTGATTCTCGAGTTTTCCAACCCGGGGGCGATTTTGCCGGGCGTGACCGGTGCAATTTGCCTGTTGCTCGCGCTCTACGCCTTCCAGGTGCTGCCGGTCAACTATGCCGCGCTCGCGCTTCTCGCGATCGGGCTCGCGTTCATGATCTCGGAGATATTCGTCACCAGCGGCGGCATCCTCGGCATCGGCGGTGTAGTCGCGTTCACCGTCGGCTCGATCATGCTGTTCGACGATGATTACCTGGCCGTGTCGATCCCGATGATCGGCGGCACCGCGCTGGTCGCCGCCGGATTCATGCTGTGGATACTGAGGCGTTTCGCCACGCTCAGGCGCGCCCAGGTGGTCAGCGGCGAGGAATACATGATCGGCCATATCGGCACCGTGCGCGAGGCGTTCGACGCCCGCGGGCGGATCGACCTCGATGGCGAAAACTGGATCGCGGAAACCCGCGTTCCGCTGGACGCGGGGCAAAAGGTGCGCGTCACCGCCGTCGATAAACTGATACTGAAAGTCGAGCCGGTCGAGAAATCGTCCGAGGAGGAATAA
- a CDS encoding slipin family protein, giving the protein MFLLEYITPAIILFAIVVSAIRILREYERGVIFFLGRFQKVKGPGLIIVIPFIQKMVRVDLRVITYDIPTQDLISRDNVTVQVSAVLYFRVVDPERAIIQVEQFFEATSQLAQTTLRSVLGQHDLDEMLSQRDKLNAHIQKILDEQTASWGIKVTNVEIKHIDLNESMIRAIAKQAEAERERRAKVIHAEGELQASQKLLEAAEVMSKNPQTLQLRYLQTLNDISNENATTIVFPIPIDIMKPFTGPKPETVEKN; this is encoded by the coding sequence ATGTTTTTATTAGAATACATTACGCCCGCGATCATACTCTTTGCAATTGTTGTTTCTGCAATCCGAATCCTCCGGGAATACGAGCGTGGCGTGATTTTTTTCCTCGGCCGTTTTCAGAAGGTCAAGGGCCCGGGGCTGATAATCGTTATACCGTTCATCCAGAAAATGGTGCGGGTCGACCTGCGCGTCATCACCTATGACATCCCGACCCAGGACCTCATATCGCGCGATAACGTGACCGTGCAGGTCAGCGCGGTATTGTATTTCCGCGTGGTCGATCCGGAACGCGCGATCATCCAGGTGGAACAATTTTTCGAGGCCACCAGCCAGCTGGCACAGACCACGCTGCGCTCGGTGCTGGGCCAGCACGACCTCGACGAAATGCTGTCGCAACGGGACAAGTTGAACGCTCACATTCAGAAAATCCTCGATGAGCAGACGGCTTCCTGGGGCATCAAGGTCACCAATGTCGAAATCAAGCATATCGACCTGAACGAGAGCATGATCCGCGCCATCGCCAAGCAGGCCGAAGCCGAACGCGAGCGCCGCGCCAAGGTCATTCACGCCGAGGGCGAACTGCAGGCATCTCAAAAGCTGCTGGAGGCGGCGGAGGTCATGTCGAAAAATCCGCAGACCCTGCAGCTGCGCTACCTGCAAACCCTCAACGACATATCAAACGAAAATGCCACGACGATCGTGTTTCCGATACCGATTGATATTATGAAACCGTTCACCGGACCGAAGCCGGAAACTGTCGAAAAGAATTAG
- a CDS encoding DUF2953 domain-containing protein: MLSATAIVLLVLLALLAVPVTLTYELNWQQKLRGEARLEWLFGLVRVRLAPPRGNASAPKIKISDDATRPRAKTARKKSNPLAALRQKSFRQRTLRFGRDIWRAFRKRDLNLRIRVGLGDPAETGQLWALFGPLSGLLANIEDASIALEPEFIDAVFELDSSGKISVIPLQLLYLVLGLLCSPSFWRGMQRMRQAA; encoded by the coding sequence GTGTTGTCCGCCACGGCAATAGTCCTGTTGGTATTGTTGGCCTTGCTAGCGGTCCCGGTCACCCTGACTTACGAGCTCAACTGGCAGCAAAAACTACGCGGCGAGGCCAGGCTGGAATGGCTGTTCGGCCTCGTTCGCGTGCGGCTGGCGCCACCGCGGGGCAACGCGTCCGCCCCGAAAATAAAGATATCCGACGACGCGACCCGGCCCAGGGCCAAAACGGCGCGTAAAAAATCCAACCCGCTGGCTGCGCTGCGGCAAAAATCCTTTCGCCAACGGACACTGCGATTCGGGCGCGATATCTGGCGTGCGTTTCGGAAACGGGATCTAAATCTTCGAATCCGGGTCGGCCTGGGCGATCCGGCCGAGACCGGGCAGTTATGGGCGCTGTTCGGGCCCTTGTCCGGCCTGCTGGCCAATATCGAGGATGCGTCGATCGCACTCGAACCGGAATTCATCGATGCCGTATTTGAACTCGACAGCAGCGGCAAAATCAGCGTGATTCCGCTGCAACTGTTATATCTCGTGCTCGGCTTGTTGTGTTCACCATCCTTCTGGCGCGGCATGCAACGAATGCGTCAGGCCGCATGA
- a CDS encoding spore germination protein GerW family protein, with protein sequence MQDIENLFDKAVAEIERMLNSKTVVGEPITVEGNTLIPLINVGFGFGVGGGKGTEPNKGSGQGGGTGGGGGVKPVALVIINADGVRVEPIKSGTASVLEKVAESIGKVATTKGAKDND encoded by the coding sequence ATGCAAGACATCGAAAACCTGTTCGACAAGGCGGTAGCCGAAATCGAGCGCATGCTCAACAGCAAAACGGTCGTGGGTGAACCCATCACGGTTGAAGGTAACACGCTGATCCCACTGATTAATGTCGGTTTCGGTTTTGGCGTCGGCGGCGGCAAGGGCACGGAACCGAACAAGGGCAGCGGGCAGGGCGGCGGGACCGGCGGCGGTGGCGGCGTCAAGCCGGTGGCGCTGGTCATTATCAATGCCGACGGTGTACGCGTCGAACCGATCAAATCCGGCACCGCGTCGGTACTGGAAAAGGTCGCCGAGTCCATCGGCAAGGTGGCCACCACCAAGGGCGCCAAGGACAACGATTGA
- the yghU gene encoding glutathione-dependent disulfide-bond oxidoreductase: protein MSDSDYTPPKVWTWDKESGGTWAGVNRPIAGPTHEKTLPIGDKPIQLYSLGTPNGIKITVMLEELLAMGKTDAAYDLHRIDIGKGEQFGSDFVKLNPNSKIPVILDQSQSPAQSVFESCAILFYLAEKYGALLPQDAAERTGCLSWLFWQESSASFLGGGFGHFYKYAPYPMEYPINRYAMETKRQLDVLDRHLAERESMCASGYSIADIAIWSWYGRLALGKVYDAAEFLDTGSYSNVLRWAKLIQDREAVQKGLAAAR from the coding sequence CGTCAACCGCCCGATCGCCGGGCCGACCCATGAGAAAACCCTGCCGATCGGCGATAAACCGATACAACTGTACTCGCTGGGCACGCCCAATGGCATCAAGATCACGGTCATGCTGGAAGAACTGCTGGCAATGGGTAAGACGGATGCGGCCTACGATCTGCACCGCATCGATATCGGCAAAGGCGAGCAATTCGGTTCCGATTTCGTCAAGCTCAACCCGAACTCGAAAATTCCGGTCATACTCGATCAGTCCCAATCCCCCGCGCAATCCGTGTTCGAGTCCTGTGCGATTCTATTCTACCTGGCAGAGAAATACGGTGCTTTGCTGCCGCAGGATGCGGCGGAGCGCACGGGATGCCTTTCCTGGCTGTTCTGGCAGGAGAGCAGTGCGTCATTCCTCGGCGGCGGTTTCGGACACTTCTACAAGTATGCACCCTACCCGATGGAATATCCGATCAACCGCTATGCCATGGAAACCAAGCGTCAACTTGATGTACTGGATCGTCACCTGGCCGAGCGTGAAAGTATGTGTGCCAGCGGCTATTCGATCGCCGATATTGCGATCTGGTCGTGGTACGGGCGATTGGCACTGGGTAAAGTTTACGATGCCGCCGAATTCCTGGACACGGGTTCGTACAGCAACGTATTACGCTGGGCGAAGCTTATCCAGGATAGAGAAGCGGTACAGAAAGGACTGGCTGCTGCCCGGTAA